In Firmicutes bacterium ASF500, a single genomic region encodes these proteins:
- the murB gene encoding UDP-N-acetylenolpyruvoylglucosamine reductase: MERLEELKKLLAEDCPGLELRADEPMSRHTTFRLGGPAALMALPKSVSEAKSVLGAAQKAGVEPFFLGNGSNLLVSDSGYPGFVVKLAGEFEEIRPGLSPQNGKHLLRAGGTVLLSKLSNRAQELGLAGLEFAGGIPGSVGGAVTMNAGAYGGEISQSLLQVRAVDRNGEERNFRASECGFGYRKSIFSGGDFLVVEALFQLEPGDPAAIKARMDELTAQRKAKQPLEYPSAGSMFKRPPGHFAAALIDQCGLKGLTVGGAQVSEKHAGFVINRGGAACADVLELVHQVRERVLSQTGVELEMEVKVLK; this comes from the coding sequence ATGGAACGACTGGAGGAACTGAAAAAACTTCTTGCGGAGGACTGTCCGGGGCTGGAGCTGCGGGCAGACGAGCCCATGTCCAGGCACACAACCTTCCGTCTCGGCGGGCCGGCGGCGCTGATGGCTCTGCCCAAGTCAGTGAGCGAGGCAAAGTCGGTGCTGGGGGCGGCCCAAAAGGCGGGGGTGGAGCCCTTTTTCCTGGGAAATGGCAGCAATCTGCTGGTGTCTGACAGCGGGTATCCCGGCTTTGTGGTCAAGCTGGCCGGGGAATTTGAGGAGATTCGCCCGGGGCTTTCCCCGCAAAACGGAAAGCACCTTCTGCGCGCGGGGGGCACCGTACTGCTGTCTAAGCTGTCCAATCGGGCGCAGGAGCTGGGCCTCGCCGGCCTGGAGTTCGCCGGAGGTATTCCGGGCAGCGTGGGCGGAGCGGTCACCATGAACGCCGGGGCCTATGGCGGAGAGATTTCCCAAAGCCTGCTCCAGGTCCGCGCGGTGGACCGCAATGGAGAGGAACGGAATTTCCGCGCTTCGGAGTGCGGCTTCGGCTATCGAAAGAGCATTTTTTCCGGCGGTGATTTTCTCGTTGTTGAGGCCCTTTTCCAGCTGGAGCCGGGAGACCCGGCGGCTATCAAGGCCCGCATGGACGAGCTGACCGCCCAGAGGAAAGCGAAACAGCCCCTGGAGTACCCCAGCGCCGGGTCCATGTTCAAGCGCCCCCCGGGACACTTCGCCGCCGCCCTCATCGACCAGTGCGGCCTGAAGGGCCTCACCGTGGGCGGGGCTCAGGTGTCGGAGAAGCACGCCGGGTTCGTAATCAACCGGGGGGGAGCCGCCTGCGCCGATGTGCTGGAGCTGGTGCACCAGGTCCGGGAGCGGGTCCTGAGCCAGACCGGCGTGGAGCTGGAGATGGAGGTCAAGGTGTTGAAATGA